Genomic DNA from Magnolia sinica isolate HGM2019 chromosome 4, MsV1, whole genome shotgun sequence:
CAACAACACATCCTCAGTTATGGGATTATCTACCATCGCATCTTTGTCGGATCTGCTGTTGTCTCTTTTCGAGATGCCATAAGTAGCAATGTCATTTACATATCGAATCTCTCGCCTGACTCGCGCAGGTATGCATGTCACGTGCCTGCTGCTAAAATAGGAAGTCGGAACTGTTTATGATAGTTACCAACAACACATCCTCAGTTATGTGATTATCTACGATCGCATCTTTGTCGGATCTGCTGTTGTCTCTTTTCGAGATGCCATAAGTAGCAATGTCATTTACATATCTAATCTCCTGCCTGCGCAGGTATGCATGTCACGTGCCTGCTGCTAAAATGGGAAGTCGGAACTGTTTATGATAGTTACCAACAACACATCTTCAGTTATGTGATTATCTATGATCGCATCTTTGTCGGATCTGCTGTTGTCTCTTTTCGAGATGCCATAAGTAGCAATGTCATTTACATATCGAATCTCTCGCCTGACTCGCGCAGGTATGCATGTCACGCGCCCGCTGCTAAAATGGGGAGGTGACTTTTACGTGCACGAGATCCACctcccgtccatcaggtacaacAACCCTTGTTTGGCCTTGTTCCCCAAACGAAGtctgattcaacactcaggtgggccaccccatagggAACAGTTTAAATCTATGCCTAACGTCTAAATTCACGTGATATAGCTCGCGTGAGGTTTGGAATAGCCTGATTTATGGGGAATGCTTCCATCCTGATGAGGCATgtgagatgaatggattggatgggatataGTCACCACGGTGGGCATGATCATCacaactgttttctatggtggggcctaccttggttTTGGAttgtcatgatttttgggttctaGGGTGAGAATGAGGTAGCTtacctgatggacagggtggatctcaTAAAAGTTCACCACCATTATGGTGCTTGTTAGGCACGGACGCAAGTCATGCTAGCGGGGTCCTTTGCATATAGTAGGAAAGGAATCGAGAAATGTTCCTGTAGAACTCCAAAACTGGTGGGAATGTAGGATTAAGAGTGCTTTTGAGAATCTTTGGTCGAATCTTGGCAATTAATATGATATCACCTTTCTAGAAATGTTGAACCTTGATGACTTGAGGGTGTAACTCATCTCTAACTTTCGGTGGTGAATACTTTTCTCAAAGCCTAGAACCAAAAAGATTCAGTTTCATCTTCCCAAGGTTCTGCATGCCTTTGGTGTTTATCCAAATGTGTAAGCTGAGATGCCATGCCTTGCCATTGTTATCACGTTTTGTCAATTTTCATGCTATCTGTtaaggatggaatggatgaaatttgGGGTCTGACATCCGTTGAGAGTTGATGGCAATTTAGTGAGCTGTTGCAAGCCATTCACATTCTTTCTAATATGTGAGCTGAGATGCCACACGTAGCCAATTTTTTCTACATTTAGCAGAGATTGAATATTCGACTTCTTGGGTCTAACTTCTGATGAGAGGTTCTGATAGGATTTGAGCAAAGCTTCTGCACATCATTTATCTCTCTCCAATACACAAGGGGAGGTGCCACGTCAATTAGTCAATTTTTCCATGTCTAGCCTTGCACGTTTTTTCCTTACTAGGGAAATGGCACGTGCAATGCACGTGGAGAGGACGGAAAGGAGACAGATATGGAGTCAAAAGGGGGTGCACAACATGGGTTTGTTGACTACATGCGAAGAGAGAAAAAGGTTGCAGCCTATTTTCATAGAAAGATTGAGTGGGTAAATTTTGGCCATCAATGGATTTTTTGTGGGAAATCTTACGCATAGGTTTCCAAGCAGCTACACTATCCAAATGACCAAAATACTCTTATCATTAATTCAAATCTCTTTCCATGTCCTTTAAATATTCAAAGTACGGCATTcttggaaaactatttaaattCAAAGTTCGGCATTCTCGGAAAGTTAATTGCGTGATTCAAATATCTTTCCATATCCTTTCAATATTCAAAGTTAGGCAATCTTGGAAAATTAATTGCGCGGTTAAAATTGTCCCCACTGCTCATGTTATACATAATAGAGATGTGAGCTGAGATGCCACATTCGGCTAGTTCTCTTTGTGTTTTCTAACATCTGATGAGAGGATCTAATAGCATTTTAGCAAGCTTCTGCACATCATTCATGTTTTTTCCTAATGTGTGAGGTGAAATGCCACGTTGATTAATCAAAATTTCCTTGTTTAGCCGATTTTTCATGCTATGTCTCAACGATGGATACATATCAGCGTAAAcgatgttgtcaaatggcataagctATCCTgtaccatcatgtgggcctgatCGGCGCGTAAATGAGCCAGCTCATAGGCTTGGCTAAGCCCAGGCTAGCCTCAGCGACAAGATGAACATCTAGGTCAAGCCTGCCTCAACTGCTACATAAGAATGTATTCCAATATTTTTAAAAAGTTGCTAGACTGGGCTTTCTTCTTGAGCCTTCATGCAGATCCAAACCCAGGCCTGGCCTGATTATTTATTGGACCTTGAATGTCATGCCCAAACCCTGGCTGCAGCCTATAACCTCAGCCTAGCCTAGATCAATGTCCATGGGTTGTGCCCAGGCCAGCAGCCAACTTTCACCCCTAAATATATGACTTTTGGGACTGTTGATTTGTTAAGCTATTTTGTGGTAGTCTATAGACAAAAATCGCTGTGATTGGACAATTTTAAGCATCCATTTTGCCATGATTAAAAATTGAATGTGGACTGCTGTTCTAACTATTTGTTTTGCAGGTTACttattggatggctacaaaagtCTAATCTCCTTGACTCTGGGAGATTGCCTATCCCTGTGCTGGTCCACTACAACAACAGTTCTGATCACCGGATGTTTGCAATGTGACCGCAAGGAGGGTGCTAAGAAATGTCATGCAGTGGGCTCTGCATATTAGCATTCCTCATTTGGAAGGATGAGGGGGTTCCTGGGTTGTTTCTAAACGCACAAGGTCTTAGATATCTTTAAGATACTGGTAACCTATTGTTTCTTTCTGGAGGGGATTGTCACAGAGATGAGAGAATTCCTCATCCATTACGAAGCCCATCAGATTATCATTTTGGATCACCGTTCCATGGTCCCCACGTTCAGAAATCCTTTGTGTCAGCAAACTgtgttttttgtttctttctaatGTGTACCTATAATTTCTCATGCGATCTGCTGAATTTGGGAATGGCTTAATAAGTAGTTTCTGTAGATTTTTAAATGGAGAACTGTTGATGACACAGTTCATAATTGATAAGGAGTATCATGTGGATTGTGCAGTATTTTTATGATCCTGTTTCACGCCGCCGTTTCCGCTCGAAGAAAGAGGTGTTCAGCTTTCTAGAGACGGGAAAACTTGGAAGATACAAGTCTAAAACAAAGATTGGTGAATCTGATGCGAACAATATGCTGATAACAAATACCAACAATACGCCTAAAACAAAGACTGGTGAATCCGTTGCAAACATTACAAATAATACAGTGAGTTCAATAATTGTTCAATTAGAGATCTAGCagttggttttattttacttcattttatatttttgtgaGGCTTACCTTTGTTTTCCTTTTCTGCATTGTAGCCTTCTCCCAGCTCTAGGCCTCGTAAGCGAGATCGTTCTAGCTCGAAACAGAAGAATGCTTCGAGGTTTGATTTTGTCAACTGTCCAGAAAAGGTGAGATGGGTTCTTAGCAATGCTGCTGAAGGGTCATGGAAGCCCTTCATCTGTGGCGAGGAGGTGCCGGACTCCAGTAAGAAAGCATGGGGAACTGCCCTTGAATACCTCAGCAGTGGTGCTGGCAAATTTCAAGAGTATCTTCCTGTCTACCCAGTTATTTCTGTAATATGAATTCTGAAATAGTGTTTTAGAGAGATGTCTTCTCAATGATAACCTTTTTTTAACCTTTTCAAGAGAATGCTGCCTGGAAGCACCAACCTGTAAACATCGAATACAAATGGCCCACAAGTTACGTGCACACGAGATCTGCTCAGTTCATCATATGAGGTCCTCGGTTGTGCATTTTTTGTAGCCCAAAAGCCAGCTGGTTTGCTTCTCCGGCAGCCCATGTGTAGAGAAAAGAACAGGCCATTGAAAAAAGGTTAatatcattattccacattggaAATATGTGCGTGGGCCATCAGATGCGGTCACATTTACTGTGGAGCTCAGGCTCGCCGGTGAATGAGCCATCCTAAAATGTGTTCCTCTTTTGTATATTTGGGGTGTTTTTATTTGGTGTTTGTACATGTGCTTCTACTGTCAGTAGcattccatatctcaagtggaagTAGCATTCCTCTATCACTCCTGTTTGGCTAAGGTAGATCATTGGTTTTGCAGGTGACTCAAAGGAAGCAAAATGCTTGAATCTTATAACAATGGAAGGTTGGAGCAAAAATCTGGAGTCTGTTCTTCTGCAGGTCAGTGCATCCTATAAAACATCTCAATCAAACACCATAAGAGTACAAAAGGAGGCCTCGAAAGGCAGACGATGACGAACGATCATGAGTTTCTGGAGTTCTTGAAATCCTTGGAGGAGAACTTTGTAGAAAGGTTTGTCTCTTTAGACAGGTTAGAAAAAAAGATGGAATAGTTAAATGAGTTATACAAAATCAATAAAGGGTTACATTATACTGAAACTCTACTGCTTGCTGAAACTGTCCTTAAATGACTACTAATTCCTGATGCACCATCTTCATGCACCAAATGCAACAGGGCATGTGATGAGTTGGTCCCCATGTGACCGATCCTCAGTGCAAAATCCATTTAGCGGGTCAGCTGCATGAATGCAGAAGTGGATGGTAAGGAAAATAATAAATCAACAGTGATGTGTTGGTCACGTGATGAAAGGGCTGCCCTGTCCTAATTGATTTTAGGGCTGGAATTTGGATGCATGCACTATGAGTGCAAGGCATGTCAAATTTGGCGACTCAAAACAACTCACTCAAATCCAGTACCGGACGGGCTGTGGGTGACTCGATCAAGTTGGGTTGAGTCGCACCCTTTTTCTTATAACACTAAAAAGGTAATAGAATGTAgaaatttttttgtaaaaaataaaGAACTACCAACTCTattttcaatataaaatttaCTTAACGTGTgacataaattataataaatatcaACCCATCGTGTTGAAAATATTTTGAATAAGTATTTGACTAATAACATTtaataagccaaaaaatgatcgAAGCATGGACCCATACAATTAAGTAATTTTTCATGAAACTATCACTCACACTAACTTCTCGACTTTTTCCATTTTTAGCTTGTTTCTTGGCTGGGTGTCAATTGGTGAGAATGTCCTTCAATTCCTCTCAATCCAATGAAGAGAAGAACACGTTTTACTCAAGACCTTCATCCACGTTCACTGGCACTTCTTTGGGATTAGGAGCATCATCCCCATAATTGTCCAACTGagtaaaagctataaaagaaatgAGTCAGTAATACATGTAGAAAGCATCCTCATACAACTGATATGATTGGATGTTCTCAACCTTCCTAGAGCTACACTCATCGTAGTCTACAGTAGGCTTAGCTGACC
This window encodes:
- the LOC131243728 gene encoding uncharacterized protein LOC131243728 isoform X1, whose translation is MSASETPDRKPSPIPSDPRPSESDLLAGNLTEGPSDPEPESDARASSNVPDGKAPFEAMAGKEAAAAEGEKRQAKNLFVKSESVEDRSPPTPPPPPRKDLFVEADVKLEPGLGVDSSVDRGVRTPPAAEEASEEPKRGFELAVVPSSTPDWLPPGWLTEVKVRTSGVTAGTKDKYFYDPVSRRRFRSKKEVFSFLETGKLGRYKSKTKIGESDANNMLITNTNNTPKTKTGESVANITNNTPSPSSRPRKRDRSSSKQKNASRFDFVNCPEKVRWVLSNAAEGSWKPFICGEEVPDSSDSKEAKCLNLITMEGWSKNLESVLLQVSASYKTSQSNTIRVQKEASKGRR